The following nucleotide sequence is from Echeneis naucrates chromosome 17, fEcheNa1.1, whole genome shotgun sequence.
TTCCTTATTGATGAGgttagtgtgtttgttggaTTTTTAGTTCATAGGGCCATTTTTTAGTATTTAGAGTATTCCAAAGTCAGCCTGCATTATGGTGGATGCTCACTGTGCACTAATGCCAGAAAATGTGCTGTTCATGCTATTTTATTATTCTACGTTGCATGATGGTTCATTATACGCCACAGCCCAATACTTTCTTTCAGTTAGCCATTAAACATTTGTAGTACCTCATGTTCTAAGTTGGTGAATGATATAAATCCATATGCCCTGTTTAGCTCTTCTAGAGGTGGGCATCATGATGATAAAGGATGAATAAACTTTgtttaaaaatcaaaccaaaatccTTGCTgattcaatatttcatttttccaggTGCATGTGGTGAAAGATGCAACTCGTGGTGCCACTTTGGAAGTGGTGGTGAGTAGGATGAAAGCGGTACACACCTACAGGACAGCACAGAATCCAGAAGCAGGTTTCTATATGAGGTTTGTCGCTGTATCAGCCACCATACCCAACATCTCAGATGTAAGTTGCAAAGATGATGAATAAGATTGCACTGTGGCATAAGTCACTCACCTGTGGCTGACTCTTGAACTTTCTGGCTGTTATTAGGTGGCAGACTGGCTGTCGAAGGAGAGCGGTCCAGCCACATATCTGGACATGGATGAGAGCCATCGTCCAGTGAAGCTTAGAAAGGTGGTGCTGGGATTCCCCTGCAATCCAAACCAGTCAGAGTTTAAGTTTGACCTGTCACTCAACTACAAGATGGCCAACATCATACAGACTTACTCTGACCAAAAGCCTGCTCTGGTGGTGGGTAGGGAGACTGGGGAAAACAGTGCACCACTTCTTCGCACCTGTGTTtgctgtcctttttcttttggatACTTCATGGTccattaattttgtttttctgtagtTTTGCTCTACCAGGAAAGGAGCCCAGCAGTCAGCTGCAGTTCTGGCCAAGGATGCACGATTCATTATGAGCACTGAGCACAAGCAAAGGTGTGTTTCTTTCTTACCTATAATGTTCATTCATTATCTTATTCATCAAAACGGTTGGCCATTGTTTATCTTAGTTAATTTCCCTGAGAACTTGATCTTGACGTCCTTGTTTCTTTATAACCCTCTTTTAGAttgataaaatatacaaattcaATTCTGGATTCAAAACTGAGAGGTTAGTCTTCTGGGCAGCCGCTAAATGTCTTTTGATGGCTAAATGGTGAGATCCTGCCAAGTTTAAAATCAGTTTCAATTCAGACCTGGTAAGAAAGCACAAGCTCATTTGCTTATGACTGTACCAACTGGATGAGcttgtattgtgtttgtggtCTAGAGCTAGTGATGGTAGGTGTTGGTTACCACCATGCAGGAGTTGAACTGTCAGATCGGAAGCTGATAGAAGAGGCCTTCACTCTGGGAGACTTGCCTGTTCTCTGTAAGACTACCACAGTTGTATCCTGTACTGTAAATGGATATGAGATTGTAGAAAGGCAACCTGAgcctgtgcttttattttcttggctgcagttttaaaaaagaaagacaagtggCACAGGTTTATAACTGAGTTGTAAAATACTTAAGTCATATTGTGTTGGAGCTGCAAAATTATGAAACCATGAATTAAAATGGTACTGTACTGGTATGATTTTAAGCAAATAGAAATAAGGAATATTCAAAGATATTATTGTAGTCTACTAATACTAATGTCAACGTATTGGTATATCTCTGCTCAAAGGTATACCAGGAACCAAGAATACAGAAACTTTGCTGCTATGATTCAAAATAAGGGGTTTATTGAATTTTATGGGCACTAAATTTCTGTTTGTGGCCTTTTATTCACATCCTAGTTACCACCCGGACACTGGCTATGGGTGTGAACTTGCCAGCTCATCTGGTGGTTATCAAGTCCACTATGCAGTATGTTGCAGGCTCCTGTGAGGAGTACAGTGAGGCTGACCTGCTGCAAATGATAGGTCGTGCTGGAAGACCACAGGTAAAGGCGGAACAGTAATGAAGTTCTTGATTCATCtatgaaagacattttagaaccctttattcaaaataatattCAAAGTTTGAAATGAATCATTACATTTACTGCTCTCCTTTTCTAGTTTGACACATCAGCGAATGCAGTGATCATGACCAAGGTTCAAACTAGAGACAAGTATATGAAACTCATGAACGCCATGGAAATCATTGAGAGCAGGTATGAAGGACAGTGGCAGTGTCAGTAggttcatctttctctttcccatACAAATACATGGAGAAGTGAGAATATCCAAGAATACATGAGGTGAGAGTATCCTTATTTCCCCAGCTTACACAGTCACCTTGTTGAGCATCTGAATGCTGAGATTGTTCTCCAGACCATCAGTGATGTCAACATGGCTCTGGACTGGATACGCTCCACTTTCCTCTATATTAGAGCTCTCAAGAACCCCACACACTATGGTCGAAGCTCAAAGCACAAAGCCACATAAAATGTCACAGGCAGTGTTGATCAttttgggtatttttttttttatgactgtgaGGGAAATCAGTGTGCCTTAATTCCTGTTTCAGGTTTCCCTGCTGGTTTAGACAGATATGGAATCGAAGCCAAATTGCAAGGTGGGTgatcctgtttttgtttttagctctcTTAAGTGGCATTCTACTGCCAGAGGGAAGACACTCTTCTAGTTAATTGATCAATGAATCATCTTAAATCATAGATGCCCTGCCTCTATACATCACTGGGTAAATTGCAAAAGCTTCAAAGAGTAGTTCACTCCTGGAGTTTAAGTGACtgatgttgtttcttttttctttagaGCTCTGTCTGAAGAACCTCAATTCACTCTCCTCCATTGGCCTGATCAACATGGATGAAGATATCAACATCAAGCCAACAGGTctagaaattacattttttattttttaatttacactTACAATCTGGAAATAAAATTCTTACTCTTCACAGAGGCTGGCAGGTTAATGGCTAGATACTGTGTTGCCTTTGATACCATGAAACAGTTCTGTGAAGTTGGTGGTACTGAGACACTGTCAGACCTGGTAAGTTTCTGTTATGGGTGATAGGAcaaattaatttgattaaatgaaGATACACTGGGAAGAAATAGACTCAAATTTATTTGGCACTGTTTATTGCTTGGCATTGCGAAAGCATGGCATTCAGATCAAAAGTACTTGTATGTGCAGATAAAGCTGGTCTCGAAAAGCAAAGAGTTCAGCGACATTCAGTTGAGAATGAATGAGAAGAGGCATTTGAACACTTTGAACAGGGACAAAAACAGGATCACGATCAGGTTAGAGATTTTTATATGATCCACAATGGCATATAGTCTTTGTTTACTATCTTAATTTAATTCTCTGGTGGGAAAGGCATCATAATGGAGGTGGACAGAAGCCAGAGTAAACTAgacttttaaatgttattttctaGGTTTCCTATTGAGGGAAAGATCAAAACCAGTCAGATGAAAGTGAATTGGTGGGttcattcattttatgttttcactgtgGAAGCAGTATTGTATTCAGCAGTAGTgttgaataacaaaaaaaagaaagatttatgaCTATTAATCTACAAACACATTCATGAAATTCACATGAACTTTCCACTGCAAATGTGCTCATTGTCTTGTCTTTAGCTTGATCCAGGCTCAGCTCGGTTCCATCCCAATTCAAGAGTTTGGACTTGCGCAGGAAACAACAAAGATCTTTAGAAACGGGATGCGCATCAGCAGATGTATGTAGCATAAATAAGGGGCaaggaataaataaacagctggCTGATAacttttgattatatttttctCTTAATCAGGTCTGTCAGAGTTTCTGAGTCATCGATCCAAAACAGGTTTCTCTGCCCAGCTCAACTCCCTGATCCTGGCTAAGTGCTTCAGATCAAAGCTTTGGGAGGACTCACCATATGTTTCCAAACAGCTGGAGAAGATAGGTAGGTACTTAACTATatcaatataaaacacagcctATTACAGCACTTGACCTAACACAATGATAAAATGCAATTTTAGTGTTTGTACATCCTCATCACAGTTGATATAAGATGCAATATTAATAATCAACCAAATGTCATTTCTATCAAATGTAATGTTATCTATGTTTCAGGCCAGACTCTGTCAATGGCCATGGTAAATGCTGGACTCACCTCTTTCAGCAAAAtagaacaaacaaaccccaGAGAGCTTGAGCTAGTGAGTCAGTATATTACtaacaaagaaatgaaagcaataCACAATACAAAACATGTTATTTAACTGATATTTGAAGCAAATTCTGTGCCTATAATTATGTTAAGTATTTGAATATGCTGTGTTATAACTTAATGTCGCTCATTTAGATTCTCAACAGACATCCACCATTTGGCAACCAAATCAGAGAGTCTGTCCTCCACCTCCCAAAGTATGAAGTTACTTTGGAGCAGGTAAAAGGCACTGCAGTCAAGTGCATTTTACTCAATACTATCATATTGCATCATGTAATAGCCATTTTCTTCTAGTCTAACGCCTGTTATTAGATAGTTCTGTTATTCTTCATTGTCTGTCTTTTAAGTTGTTGCTGTATTTTACAGCTTCCAAGGTATAGCTGTGATACAGCAGAGATTATGGTGAAGGTGAACCTAAAAAACCAAGCACAACTGCTCTCCAGAAGAACAGCTCCAGACTACCACTTTGTCTCTCTGATCATTGGAGACTCTGACAACAATGTGGTTTTCCTACAAAAACTCAcgtgagaaaaaaatatttttgtcccGGCCTCCCAACAAACTTGACTTTTTGCACACTTTACTTCTCTGTCACTAGAATTCTGTGAATAGGTCAGAGCAACAGATTCTCACCATTATGCAAAAAAGACACAACTTGGAATTTTTAGCAGATCGATTTAGATCTGGCATCCTCCATCTTCGTTTTTCAGGGACTTGGTGCTCTTGAAGAGTGGGAGCTGGATGAAGAAGATTGATGTAGCAAAGGCCTCAGAAGGACAGGATATCAGTGTGAATCTCATCAGCTCAGAGTATGGTAAGTAAAGTATTTAATATCTAGACATATTTGGGACTAATAATACGCAGGGCTGTATAGTAcaaattccttttattttcagctgtaGCTGAGATATGTCTCCCTGTGCAGTTGCCATTAAGTTTTCAAGAGCTACTTTTGTTATGTCTATATTATtgagaaaaatgtaatgaattaaATGACCATTGTAATGTTCAAatttatcaaatcaaaccaTGGTCGTTTGTTGCACCTCTGTAATGTGCATATGCATTTTGCTGATCATGTTTATACTCTTGCGCTGCCTATGAATAATTTATTGTGTAAAACATTATGGGGCATTTACAATACTCAGACCCTCTTCCTCTCTTATAGTTGGCATTGACATCCAGAAGAAGTTCAACATGTATTACTCTGAAGCCAGGAGATTTGGTCACTGTGATAATCATAACATATCCAGTGATGTCGCTGGACAGCGACAGCAACTGTCTGCATTAAAACCACAGGCTACACCTCAGAGGGGAAAAGCCACATATACTACAAACCAAGGCATTGTAGCTTTGTTACAGAAGATTTTGTTGATTCTATAATGCTGATATAGTATTCTTTATGGGTAGATTGATATTTGACGTGTCTTTGTTCTCTATTTTAAAGGGTCAGCTTCTCATTCAGATTTTGGCAACAAAAGGCAGTGCAACCACTTTTGCAAGAATAAGGATCTCTGTGGCCACGAATGCTGTGAATACAATCGcatctttttaacattttcatatcCAACTGTGCATTGCTTCACACGCCTGTCAAAATTATATACGTTTTCATCCTGCCAGCATCAATCAAAGTGCGTGTGTATCTTCGCCCCTCTACAAGGTAAAGTGGGTGTAACTGTGCCACTGAAGAGGTCAGCAAATCAAGAGTCCAGTTTTTCTTCCTATTTGACAGACCTCAAGAGTAGATgcgacacactggcacaaacTCCCATAAAACGACTTAAGGTGAGGTGGAGGGCAGATATGATTTTTGCGGTCTATCAGAGCCCTTGTCAAATAGAAGCTGTCATGCAAAAGACGTTTTTAAATTTAGACTTGTCACGATTCAGCGCTCAGGTGTCTGTGACTGCTGTGTTATATAAACCCAAGGTTTTACCCTAACAACTCTCATCCAATAGATAAATGACACTTACCTAAGCCATTTTTCCCTAGAAAACAGTTCATCTGAAGTCTGCAGAAAAGACTAATGAGTCACTACCATGTCAACGTTAGTTACAATAAgattaaagaaaatgtcaacGAAAGAAGTGGAAGATGCTGAATTCCTGCAAATACAAATAACTgtcacaaaacagcaaataaagatGATAAGAATAGCACAATGTATGCAACATATATCATAAATATTATACGTGGACAGGTGTTATAGGGGAGAATActattaaaatgtgtaatactCCTTTTATGCACAATTACGTCTCTTCCAAGTGAGAACTCAGCATAATCTAAGTGGCTAAAATTGGGAATTTTGCTATTTGTAATtagatgaataaatgtgtgtttgatgttctGTTCTATTGCCTCAGATGAAAATGAGCGAGGAAATGGTGTCTGACAACATACAGCAGTTTGCTTACAAACCCAAAGAAAGGATTCCTTCAGTTCCCTGGTATTTACAGTATCACTGACTATTTCTGGACGGGTCCTTAAATGACCACTGCAGTTTAGATGAGAATAACCTGCTAAACTAAATTTGGTTTCAAACAACTCTGATGAGCTGGtaattcattctttttaattctatctttttttttttggtatctGAAGGTATGGAGTAAATTACTCTAAATATCCAGAGAGACTTCACACTGAAATTGTTGATCTGACTGGAGAAGACTGCGCTCAGCTGACAGATGTAGTTAATCTGGACAACTTTGATAGTGGTAAGAAGCTGCTATAAAAAACTGAACTCCAAACATTTCTATTCATAAACATGGTtatgtattttctctctctccttaccAGATTATAACAGATATATTGGGGACAACCACAGGATGATGGAAGAGTTGCCTCAAACCTTTGCTACTTCTAAGGCGCATGATCGAAGTATTGTCAAACAACTTCACTTGAACTCATTAGTGGATAGACCACACTGGTTTGCTCATTAACTACAAATCTTTTATACTCTACACACTGATTTTTCAATACATAATGTATAGCTTTTGACTTCATAACCATTGTTATTACTTTATTTCAGTAAATTATCCTTAGGCCAGGATGGTATACTCATCCTTGTTAAATATTTATCTGTGTTCAGGTTCCTTAGCGTGGGTCAACCCAGGAACAAGTAGCTGGAGTCAGAACCCTGAGCAGCATCTAAATCAGATCAGCACGTCCCCTCTGTCTAACTCAGAGAGGTCCACTGCAGCAACTGCATCGAACAAGGACACTCAATGTGAAAGTAGTTCATACTTACACATACCAACTGTCACCTTTGACCTTGGAAATGAATGGGACAGCTGGGGTGACTTAGATGAAGAAAATTTGGTGCATGCCTGTGAGACAGCGTTTGCCTCACACACAACTAATGCTGAATCTCAAAACCAGCAGTCTCTTGAGTATGACATGCCAGGTATAGTGAAGTCATTTTACTCACAAACGAGAGATGGaagatttttgtgtttgcttttcgTGTGTGCCATTGTAATACGGTCGTTTTAATCATCACTGCTTAAACTACTCCTACTACTACCTCTGCTGTTGCCATGACTTTAATAATGACATGTAGATTTTGTGTGAAGGTTGTGCTGCTGCATCAGCCTCACCATTCCTCAGTGCCCTACAGGTAAAGCCCTGCATAACCACTAAGGGAACACCACTGAGGTAAGGCCAGAAAAGTATTCTCATGTTACTTCCAAATTGTCTGTTTCAAACAAAAGTAATCGAATAATGTGAAAACTGTATAAAATCTCAGCTCAacctaaaatatttaaaatttttgtacTTTAGGTCAAATATATCAAATGTAAATCCTGAAATCAGAAAACCAGGACCCTCACTGGTCACAGTCATACCACAGACTAGAATCACCCTTGATTTGAATAAAAGGGTGAGTGTGTCTACAGTATACATTTGCATACATGGAAAACAGTATTGTGAAGATGATTATTTGGGTAGACCTATGAATCATAAAACTTTAATAAATCTCTTAGAGTGgttgagaaaaacacaaaaggaggcCTGATTTAATatacaaattaaaattcaaGATGCTTATGAGATTCGCCAGGCTCAATATTTATAAAGTGTATTCCTTCCATTCTTTTTTAGCTGCATGGATATAGTTATCGGATCGAAATGTACTAATGTTGTTTTGCTGAGGATATTTTCTCTATTCTGGTAGTTTATTAACAGCCAATTAGCTGAATGAAATGTTCCTTAACCTTTGTATCGTCAGTGGTTGAGGTACTTGGCACATATGACAGTTACTGCTCATCCTAATTGTGTAGGAACCTCCAGCCACAGGAACAATATCAGAAAACTTCCCAGAAGAGACACACGTGGCACCAGCAACCAGGTTTGGGTTCTTTGCAACAATGAAAGACACAGCTGACACCAGCTCCACTGTCAATAGAAGGTAGtgcagtcttttattttgactaCTACTTTGTTTAGTAAGTAATGAAACTAATCAGTACGTTAATATATTTTTCACCTAACTGATGGATACTCTTTCCGTCTTCTTTGACATGTGTGCAGCGTTGAGGAGGAAGCACTCCTTGGGATATTTGATGGTATCTTTTAGAGGAAGTGTTAAGCTAGTTCTGATATgatgtttattgttttctgtatgttcatCTTCATTCAACCTTGAGCTTCACATCAAGAGTTGTACACTGTTTTGAAGCCGTGTTATTATATACATACTGTGTATAATGTTACTTATAAttgctgctgttatttattcatgcacttattatttgttatttattcaaTAAAGTCTGTTCATTTAAGTCATTATATGTATTGTATACATTTTGTCCgtgaaggttttttttaattaagaatTTTATATAAAGTTAAAGGTTTATAGGGtaataaagggttagggttttatgtgtgtgtgtgtgtattacatTAAATGAGGATTCGAccatatttaattaaattaaattaacaatAAATCACATACACTAATAGTTTGATTTAGTTACATggaatatatttaataaattgacattcaagcaaaaacacaaaatgaattaaagatTAAGTTGAATGAAAACTTAgattgaaatgatttcattagAAATCAACTCAACAACTAAGATTTATGTTAcgtttacaaaataaaatgtgaatgaagcGGAATgagctgcatgttttttttatactgcGTTATCACCGTAGATTTTGATTATTCCgttttctgtctgactgagCAGCTTTAGCCTCAAACCTTCGTTTGAAAATAGTCCCTGTGCAGGATCGGACCGTCTGTCTCCATGATCCGGTTTCCTGGTTTCATTCGCCTCAGGAGTCTGCTCTCACTTCTGCTGAGGGAGATGGTGTCGAGTGACTTGATACCACGTGATTTGGACGGATGTAACGCGAGACTTGTGACGCAAGTTTGAGCGCGGAGTTTGTTGTTGGCGGAAAAGAAAGTTCGAGCTGCGACTTCATTCTTCCGGAGGACAGATATTTACATGGAGCATTAGGTCGTCCTTACATCTTCGCTTTTATGAAGGCCTTGTTTGAGAAACCAGAGCACTTTATAGCCTACTGAAGCAGTGAGTTTCTGTTGGCTGTCTTTAGCTAGCTTGAGAGACTGTAGCTAACTGCAGCATGCTAGTTTATTTGCACTGACAAGATGAGCTATGTTACTTCTCATCCATCTGGCATTTTAATGTTCTCAATAACAAGGTTCCTAAACTGTTTCGCTGGTAGTTTGTCGGTGGCTGTGTGGAAAATGTGGTAATGTTTCACTTATCATTAGGATTTTCTGCCGATCTCTGTCCTCACATGTCTCTGTTCTCCAGATGAATCAGTCTCCTGTGAGCCATGAAGGTATCAGGACCGACGAGTGTGCCATCAAATCTGacagaggtcacagaggtcaCAGGAAAAGCAAAGTCTCGAGTAAGTTGGACACCTTTACTCGTTCACTGTGTTGTGACGTTCAAAAAATGAAGACTTAGGTCGTTGAAGTGCAGCTGTGGGTGCAGTACCATGCAAAGAATATTGGTCAAACTATAGaccagctttttaaaatgtcaaaccagGAACATAATCATAACAGTCCTTTGTTAGAGGAAAGTGTGTCACAAAGGCATCGTTGtaaagtttgcatgttcaccAACATATACACAGACTGAAGTGGAGGAGGGTGTAGGTTTCCAAAGAAGTCTTGTGTGACATTATATTATGTGTGTCCTTGCAGGAGATGTGGAGATGGACATCGAATTCCTATATCAAGCTGTTCCTCAGCTGTCCAAGGTTTTCCGCATCATAGACAAAATCGGAGAAGGTACATCCATTCCTCATACTTTTGAAGTTTCTTTATGTCTACTGAAGAGGGTTAAATGAATAGTCACTCTGGGCATCTCATTGCATTTATTGAAACGAAATGTGTGCGTCAGGTACTTTCAGCTCGGTGTACCTGGGTGAGGCTCAGATGCGGGATGGGAGGAAAGAGATGTTTGCTCTGAAGCACCTCATCCCAACCAGCCATCCCACACGCATCGCTGCTGAGCTCCAGTGTCTCACTGTCGCTGGGTGAGTAatttaattcattgtttttcGTAGTCCATAGACTGCCAGAAATACTTGTAAGAACCAGAGCACTCATGAAAATATTAGAtaaagacaaatacatttttataccTGATTGAGTGGAATTAAGCAATAGATAATCATTTTTGTACAAATAGCATGGTGTATAGTTAACCTGTAGAATAATCAGTGAGAAAGGAGTAACTTGGAcattcttcttcatcatctgcttcctgattttttttta
It contains:
- the hfm1 gene encoding probable ATP-dependent DNA helicase HFM1, which encodes MATVPPPLQPPQTTVSQAAPPFPQKPPFIPPPLGSSAASGRPPQQATHAEMPDKGTKRASVPPMMPQPLCIQGSSGCDVLRPVSEIPSKFRSVFSEFPFFNYIQSKALDDVLYTSKNFVACAPTGSGKTVLFELAIIRLLMETSEPWRDVKAVYMAPIKALCSQCFTSWKKKFGPLGLNCKELTGDTDVDDFFEIQDSHIIFTTPEKWDSMTRKWKDNCLLHLVRLFLIDEVHVVKDATRGATLEVVVSRMKAVHTYRTAQNPEAGFYMRFVAVSATIPNISDVADWLSKESGPATYLDMDESHRPVKLRKVVLGFPCNPNQSEFKFDLSLNYKMANIIQTYSDQKPALVFCSTRKGAQQSAAVLAKDARFIMSTEHKQRLIKYTNSILDSKLRELVMVGVGYHHAGVELSDRKLIEEAFTLGDLPVLFTTRTLAMGVNLPAHLVVIKSTMQYVAGSCEEYSEADLLQMIGRAGRPQFDTSANAVIMTKVQTRDKYMKLMNAMEIIESSLHSHLVEHLNAEIVLQTISDVNMALDWIRSTFLYIRALKNPTHYGFPAGLDRYGIEAKLQELCLKNLNSLSSIGLINMDEDINIKPTEAGRLMARYCVAFDTMKQFCEVGGTETLSDLIKLVSKSKEFSDIQLRMNEKRHLNTLNRDKNRITIRFPIEGKIKTSQMKVNCLIQAQLGSIPIQEFGLAQETTKIFRNGMRISRCLSEFLSHRSKTGFSAQLNSLILAKCFRSKLWEDSPYVSKQLEKIGQTLSMAMVNAGLTSFSKIEQTNPRELELILNRHPPFGNQIRESVLHLPKYEVTLEQLPRYSCDTAEIMVKVNLKNQAQLLSRRTAPDYHFVSLIIGDSDNNVVFLQKLTDLVLLKSGSWMKKIDVAKASEGQDISVNLISSEYVGIDIQKKFNMYYSEARRFGHCDNHNISSDVAGQRQQLSALKPQATPQRGKATYTTNQGSASHSDFGNKRQCNHFCKNKDLCGHECCKVGVTVPLKRSANQESSFSSYLTDLKSRCDTLAQTPIKRLKMKMSEEMVSDNIQQFAYKPKERIPSVPWYLQYH